A window of the Nitrospirae bacterium YQR-1 genome harbors these coding sequences:
- a CDS encoding TIGR00295 family protein → MDENEIALLRAANVAGNVIEHCLSVKEKAVEIAGRVKIYVNSEIIRVGALLHDIGRGKTHGLDHAFVGAEMAKELGLQAEIVKIIQRHIGAGLPKEEAVSLGLPPCNYIPETPAEKIVSYADNLTTGSKIVDFEAALARFKKILGQDHPAIMRFILQHREITSWMEK, encoded by the coding sequence GTGGACGAAAACGAGATTGCTCTGCTGAGAGCCGCCAATGTTGCCGGCAATGTGATTGAACATTGCCTGAGTGTTAAGGAAAAGGCAGTGGAGATTGCCGGCAGAGTTAAAATCTATGTCAACTCTGAGATTATCAGAGTGGGGGCTCTCCTTCATGATATTGGTAGAGGGAAAACACATGGATTAGACCATGCGTTTGTGGGTGCTGAAATGGCCAAAGAGCTAGGATTACAAGCCGAGATTGTAAAAATAATTCAACGGCACATAGGGGCAGGATTACCGAAAGAGGAGGCCGTATCGCTTGGACTTCCACCATGTAATTACATCCCCGAAACACCTGCAGAAAAAATTGTATCCTATGCCGATAATCTCACAACAGGCAGCAAAATCGTGGATTTCGAAGCCGCCCTTGCAAGATTTAAAAAAATCCTCGGACAGGACCACCCCGCAATTATGCGTTTTATCTTACAACACAGAGAAATAACATCATGGATGGAAAAATAG
- a CDS encoding ABC transporter ATP-binding protein/permease: protein MDGKIAAMSAYRKIVALTKPYWGQTFLALSFGLMVSAVMGAIAWLVKPALDIVFVQKNYEYLKYFPIAVIMLFTIKGILHFFQQYLMKRAGLSLIRDTQNKLHNHILYMPVKYFDKEASGILMSRVINDVDKISAIFAEVLRAAIIEIPKIFVLMGIAFYRKWDVTLVNLLLVPIFAYSAKKIGKKVKQRSHEAQKSVSYLTHRLSESITGNRVIKVFNRQPLRNEKYIADNNKVFRDNVKAIRLKELNKLVIDTMTGIAIGFVLIYGGRQVVAGSVTPGDFASILTAIYLVFSPVKQVGESYTTLQGIRASLERIDHVFDTAAEENGNIKINGFKENITFENVSFKYVNEHQYILKNINLTIRQGEVIALVGPSGAGKTSLIHLIPKFYKPTEGRITIDGTDIADLDIASLRELIGIVSQDILLFNETIRENILFGKPEATEEEIKTAATLAYADEFIDKLPEGYESILGDRGLNLSGGQRQRIAIARAVLKNPPILILDEATSSLDSVSESLVQKALETLMKDRTTIVVAHRLSTIKNSDRIAVIKDGEIVGAGTHETLLQSNDAYQTLYSTFALS, encoded by the coding sequence ATGGATGGAAAAATAGCGGCGATGTCGGCTTACAGAAAAATTGTGGCTCTTACAAAACCCTACTGGGGGCAGACCTTTCTTGCCCTCTCCTTCGGGCTTATGGTCTCCGCTGTTATGGGTGCAATCGCATGGCTTGTCAAACCTGCTCTTGATATTGTGTTCGTACAAAAAAACTATGAATATCTTAAGTACTTTCCCATAGCCGTTATTATGCTTTTTACAATTAAGGGGATATTGCATTTTTTTCAACAGTACCTTATGAAGCGCGCAGGGTTATCCCTGATACGAGACACTCAAAACAAGCTGCATAACCATATCCTCTACATGCCGGTTAAGTATTTCGACAAGGAGGCCTCCGGCATTTTAATGTCGCGGGTAATTAACGATGTTGATAAAATAAGCGCCATATTTGCCGAGGTGCTGAGGGCTGCAATCATCGAGATACCTAAAATATTTGTCCTGATGGGTATAGCTTTTTACAGAAAATGGGATGTAACTCTTGTTAATCTGCTGCTTGTGCCGATATTTGCCTATAGTGCCAAAAAAATCGGCAAAAAAGTAAAACAGCGCAGCCATGAGGCTCAAAAGAGCGTTTCATATCTGACCCACAGGCTTTCAGAGTCTATTACCGGAAACAGAGTTATCAAAGTCTTTAACCGTCAACCTCTCAGAAATGAAAAATACATAGCAGACAACAATAAGGTCTTCCGGGATAATGTTAAAGCAATCAGACTTAAGGAACTGAATAAACTGGTAATTGACACAATGACCGGTATTGCCATAGGGTTTGTTCTGATATACGGAGGCAGACAGGTAGTGGCAGGGAGTGTGACTCCTGGAGACTTTGCCTCCATTCTGACCGCTATATACCTGGTATTTAGTCCGGTTAAACAAGTCGGGGAATCCTACACGACTCTTCAGGGCATAAGAGCATCGCTTGAGCGCATTGACCACGTATTTGACACTGCGGCGGAGGAAAACGGCAATATTAAAATCAACGGTTTTAAGGAAAACATTACTTTTGAAAATGTATCTTTTAAATATGTCAACGAACATCAGTATATCCTGAAAAACATAAACCTCACTATCAGGCAGGGGGAGGTAATAGCACTTGTGGGGCCTAGTGGTGCCGGTAAGACCTCACTCATACACCTTATCCCGAAATTTTATAAACCCACAGAGGGGCGGATTACCATTGACGGGACCGACATTGCAGATTTGGACATTGCCTCTTTGAGAGAGTTGATAGGGATTGTAAGCCAGGATATACTGCTTTTTAATGAAACCATAAGAGAGAACATTTTATTTGGAAAGCCGGAGGCTACGGAGGAAGAGATAAAAACGGCGGCAACCCTGGCTTATGCCGATGAATTTATAGACAAACTACCGGAGGGTTATGAAAGCATTCTTGGCGACCGCGGTCTAAACCTCTCGGGAGGACAAAGGCAGCGCATTGCAATAGCGCGGGCGGTGCTTAAAAATCCGCCGATTTTAATACTTGATGAGGCAACATCGTCTCTTGATTCCGTTTCGGAATCTTTGGTTCAAAAGGCCCTTGAGACTCTTATGAAAGACAGAACTACCATAGTGGTGGCCCACAGACTTTCCACAATAAAAAACTCCGACAGAATAGCAGTTATCAAAGACGGTGAAATTGTAGGGGCCGGAACACACGAAACCCTGTTACAATCTAACGATGCCTATCAAACCCTATACAGTACGTTTGCACTGTCATAA
- a CDS encoding glucose-1-phosphate thymidylyltransferase, whose product MKALILSGGQGTRLRPLTHTIAKQLVPVAGKPILWYVLNHISEARIKNTGVIISPETGQNVKDYIQDGAQWGLKPRFIVQKKPAGLAHAVLTARNFLGNDDFVMYLGDNLLSEGVKNAIERFKKKKPEALIFLKRVEDPKRFGVARLDKEGKVVELIEKPENPPSNLALVGVYIFTNKIFDAIARIKPSKRGELEITDAIQELINMGYAVDSQVLESWWLDTGKKDDLLEANTIVLDEYIKHDIAGVVDALSRITGRVTIEEGTVIINSHMRGPIKIGRNARIENSFIGPHTSIGDETTIRDSAIEHSVILSNSSIEGIERLEDSLIGRNARVFKNTYRHTALRLMISDDTVVEV is encoded by the coding sequence ATGAAAGCTCTTATATTAAGCGGTGGACAGGGCACAAGGTTGCGTCCTCTGACTCACACTATAGCAAAGCAACTCGTCCCGGTAGCCGGAAAACCGATACTGTGGTATGTGTTAAACCACATATCCGAAGCACGGATTAAAAATACCGGTGTTATTATCTCCCCTGAGACCGGCCAAAACGTTAAGGACTATATACAGGATGGAGCGCAGTGGGGACTAAAACCCCGCTTTATTGTGCAGAAAAAACCTGCCGGCCTTGCACATGCTGTTTTAACGGCCAGGAATTTTCTCGGAAACGATGACTTTGTTATGTATTTAGGTGATAATCTTCTCAGTGAGGGAGTAAAGAACGCAATAGAGCGGTTTAAGAAGAAAAAACCAGAGGCTCTGATATTTCTTAAACGTGTTGAAGACCCTAAACGCTTTGGAGTGGCACGGCTTGATAAAGAGGGCAAGGTGGTGGAGCTGATAGAAAAGCCTGAAAACCCTCCCTCTAATTTAGCCCTTGTCGGTGTCTATATATTTACAAATAAAATTTTTGATGCAATAGCAAGGATAAAACCCTCAAAAAGGGGCGAGCTTGAAATTACCGATGCCATTCAGGAGTTAATCAATATGGGATATGCCGTGGATAGCCAGGTACTGGAGAGCTGGTGGCTTGACACAGGTAAAAAGGACGATCTCCTTGAGGCCAACACCATAGTGCTGGATGAGTACATAAAACATGACATTGCAGGCGTGGTTGATGCGCTTAGCCGTATAACCGGAAGGGTTACGATAGAGGAAGGCACGGTGATAATAAACAGCCATATGCGAGGTCCCATTAAAATAGGGAGAAATGCACGAATTGAGAACTCCTTTATCGGCCCGCACACAAGCATAGGGGATGAGACTACTATAAGAGACTCAGCCATTGAGCACTCTGTAATACTCAGTAATTCCTCTATAGAGGGTATAGAACGCCTTGAGGACAGCCTGATAGGGCGTAATGCGAGGGTTTTCAAGAATACGTACAGACATACGGCGCTTAGGCTTATGATTAGCGACGATACCGTGGTGGAGGTTTAA
- a CDS encoding dTDP-4-dehydrorhamnose 3,5-epimerase family protein, protein MYKEGNIEGVIIKDLKFFNDARGWLAELYRVDELPGELVPVMSYISMTKPGIARGPHEHVDQTDLFIFLSNFTLYLWDRRENSPTYKNRIVLRDSKNKIVTVPPGVVHAYKNADTVDGMVINLPDRLYAGEGKKEPVDEIRWENDNTSPYQFD, encoded by the coding sequence ATGTATAAGGAAGGAAATATTGAAGGGGTTATTATTAAAGATTTGAAGTTTTTTAACGATGCCCGCGGCTGGCTTGCCGAACTTTACAGGGTTGACGAACTACCCGGGGAGCTTGTTCCCGTAATGTCATACATTTCCATGACTAAACCAGGTATTGCCCGCGGCCCTCATGAACATGTTGACCAAACTGATCTCTTTATTTTTCTGAGTAATTTCACGCTTTATCTTTGGGACAGAAGGGAAAACTCTCCGACTTATAAAAATAGAATCGTACTGCGGGACTCAAAAAACAAGATAGTAACCGTGCCTCCCGGAGTAGTGCACGCATACAAAAATGCCGACACCGTGGATGGTATGGTCATAAACCTTCCCGACAGACTATATGCTGGAGAAGGTAAAAAGGAACCGGTGGATGAAATACGCTGGGAAAATGACAACACATCACCGTATCAATTTGATTAA